From the genome of Fulvia fulva chromosome 12, complete sequence:
CAGTCTACAAACAATGCACCCAACCAAGTTCGATCATGGCATGATACTCGACCAGACGTCAACTTCTGGAATTCCGATATCAGAGAACGCCACGCCAGAAGAGTTGCTTAAGCAGCTCACGCCACTGGGAGCAGAGATGTTGCGGAAAGCGCTGGAGGAAGGCTCGTTTATGTCGCCTAGACCCTTGGCGCAGGCCAGCAATACATCTGACGGGCACATCCTCGCGTCAAAGATCACACCGGAGGACCGCCATATCGATTGGACTACATGGACCGCAGACAGGATAGTCAGATACGACCGGGTTATTGGAAGACTATGGGACACTACGACATATCAACGTTGCTTTTTACCGCATGAGAAACCGGGCGTCAAACGTATCACCTTCTATGGTCCATGGGAACGGGTATCGAAGAGTGAAGATTCCAAGCTTGAGCCAGGCGAGCCCGCTCTCTGCATATCGGCAGATAGCAAACTCAAGAGGTTTGGTGTATGTGCTGCTGATGGTGAGATGGTATTGCCGAGGAGTGCCACAGTCGAGGGCGCGGCGAAAGGAAAAGGATTGCAGAGCTTGATGCACGCGCTGCAGCTGATTGGTCGGGTGGCTGCTTCGCCCCGAGAATTCAAGAAGAGGTATGTACGTCCTGTTCGGACGACAGGGGCATGAGCGACGGGAGATGAAGTGAAGGGTCGGGGCAATCCAGTCTCTGGTCTCACATATGGGACCTTCATACGCATCAACCGATCTCGTACTATGAACATACCACAGGACGCTGAGAAGGATAAAGTCGAAGCTCAGTGGAGGACGCGTGCACATACTGTGAAGAGCAGATAGCCGCGAACGATTCGCGATCAACATGCGCTACACCAGAGCTGTCGACAGGCCATCACATGCTCAGATGCAATTCCGCGCAAACACGTTCGAGCTCGAAAGGTACCTTAAGGAGGTCCTGAAAGGTCACACAAAGATCATCACCCGTGTTGCCTGCTTGCCACAGCTGCATCTATCTACAGCGGAAGAAGTCTTGGCACATGAGCTCGACTAGCTGCATTCACTAGGCTGCTGCCTGCACACACGTAGCTGGCAAGGGAGAGCTCACATGAGGCAAGTATCAAAGTGAGGCGACCTGCATCCACAAGTGAGCTTTTCCAGCGATATATCTATTTTCCAGCTTCAGATTTGCCAACTCAATACAACAACCACACAAACCATCGACAACCGCAAGTGATAGCGAGGCCGATATGGCAGAACCACAGGCACATCAAGAGAGTCGTACAGATTAAGAGGTGCAAGCGCCAAAAGAGTTGCAGGATCAGATCGAGGCCCTCATCAAGCCATGGTCTGACACCGATAAGAAGCCGCCTTTCAGCATCGCGCAGATGATCGTCATGTGCTTGGTACTCAACAAGCCTGTGGACAAGTTTGGTATCTTGACTTGGCTCACGACTCGCATTGGCTACCTCAGGCAGTTTGCAGTCAACAGGCTTGGCCGGGATCTCTATTGGGAGAACGCTTGGCACATCGATCAACACAGCGTCCACCAAATGAGGAGCGAAGTGCGAGAAGCCTTGAAGACTTTGATGTTCCCTTGGTAATACGACAGGCCCACTTTGAGCAAGAGACTTTCACCGTGCAATCCAATGAGGCGCGGCTCTACCTTTCACCTATTCTGAGATCTATGGGTCAGGTTTGTCTACGACCATTTCCGTTCATCCGCCTCCCAACGGAGCTGAAGCTACGCATCTACACCATGGTGCTGTGTCTGCCAAAGTCTGGCGTGAAAATCCAGTACGCTAGTGCCAGCACGTACACTCTCGGCGTCTGGGATCGAGAGCATTCCGACACCTCATCAATCATGAGCAGGCCAAACTACCCACAAATAGCTTATCATCCACCACTCTCTGCCGGTCCACTGTCATCACATCTGGCACTGCTTCTCACCAGCAAGCAGATCTACCAAGAGGCCATGCCAGTCTTCTACTCGGAGAACAACTTCATCACCGGGCTCGGTCCTTTCGACATCTCGCTCCAGGCTCTGAAACCGCGCTGTGCCGGCCATATTCGACATATCTCCGTCTACTGGGAACCTCTAGGTACCGCCAAAACCACTGTGGCCTGCTTCACCGCCATGAAGCGCATGCAGAATCTTCGCGTGGTCGACATCTACTTCGATACCGAGGAATGGAAAGAACTCAAGAAGCCATGCAATGCTGGCAACACTTTTATACCCGAGAAGCTGCCAGGTTTCGCCAAGCTTCGTGATCTCTACAATACCAGGCAGGTGACAGTCTACGGCGATTGTGATGAGCTACGAAGTGCTTTGGTGGCGGCACAGAAGCAAGCTCGGGAAATCAAGGAGCAGCGATTGACGAAGCGGAAGGCGACAGCTGCTGGTTCAAGCAAGGGACTGGGTAGTGGGTCGAAGCCGAAGAAGGCCAAGAAAGCTCACGCTGCAAGTGATGCTTGATACAACATCAGATGGAGTGGGAAGGAGGGTTGAAATCTGCGCCGGAGTTCATCGAGCACATGAGGGGAGCAGTATCGCGCCTTCGGGCGGAAGTCAGTTTGGCCAGCAGCACGATCTTTCTCGGAGATCGCGCGAAACCCTGATGGAAAGGGCCAAGGTCAAGCTTGTGCTTCTGATAGCTGTGGGCCAAATCGGCTGATATAATAGCATTGTGACTGTACCCTGCAATACGTTCAATCGCCAGCGTGGCAGATGAATGGCCTGTTGTTTTAGCTTCACATGTCACATGCAGTCAACGGAATCGGCTTACCGAGTGCACAGACACCATCGTTGCAGTGAGACACTGACTTTGCCCCTCGCCATTGTTCCTTCTCCAGATCAACTTCAGAAAGCAAACACGAACAGTTCTTCCAACACCACCTTCACTACGACACCGAGCAAGAAAACAACTACGCAGCTTCTCAATAGACCTAGCACCATTCGCGATGGAATCTCCAGTCGCGTCGGACCCGCCGGCAACAGATGCGCCCACTATCTCACAAGAGCTCAGAGATCAACTCGAGGGCCTCCTCGAGACGTGAAGAAAGACAACTGCCAAGCCGCCATGCTTTATCGAGGAGCTCATTGTCATTGTCTTGCTACTTGGCACGCCTTGCACACAGGGCGAGATCCTGTCAGTAAATTTTAGGGAGTACATACAGTGGCGGCGGAGCTAGCAGTGTCTTAAAACTGCGTACTTGTCTCATACGCACGACAATGCGCACGACAGCAGGGCCCTACAGGGTCGTGCTAAGAGAGACTGCTAGCTCTGTTGTAATTGTACAGCTCTGCGCTTTGTCGTTAATATAATATACTGACTTCCTAATGTTTTAGGTCTCGCATCCTCACATGCTCTGGCTACTACGCCAAACTCGCAAGTTCCATAAAACCTCAGATACTCTTACCACCACGCGAGCGACGAGGATGAGCTTGAGATCGTTCTCGCCTCGCGCGATCTCAGGGACGACTTCACCGATGCGTTCTTGAAGTTCGACATGCCCTTGGTGGCGCTGTCGGATGAGGCCAATGGATCCTGCAAGTACACTGTCTCGGTTAACGGTGCGCGCATGATGTTACAACCACTACTGGGAAGCAGCACGTCCACGACCACCAAGCCGTTTCCTTTCATGCGACTACCGACCGAGCTACGCGAGGTCATCTATGATATGGTCATGACATTTCCGAAGAGTGGTATTAGCCTACCACCGCACCGTGGTGGCCGCCCACTCGAAGTCTTCTCGAGAGACCATAAGACGGAGACATGCATTCAACAGCCCACCAGGATGTACCTCATGCTCGAAGCCAACCCTATGGAGTACTACCTGGACATCCTGCTCGTCAATCGACAGATTCACCAAGAAGCATTGCCGATATTCTACAAGCGTAACAAATTTTTGTTCTCAGATCAAGCGATTATGGAAAGCAGGCTCCAAGTTTTGGCCGTGGAGCGCCGCAACCACATTGAGCACATTTCCTTCGCGTGGAATCGCACCAGCAAGACACAGGCAGAGAGGTGCTTCAAGCGTCTCCGCGCGATGCCTTACCTGCGCCATCTCGACATCCACATCAACGAGAAGCAGTGGCTCGAAGCCGTTCAAGGCTCGAAGCCGTTTGACAACAGCAAGATACACGGTTTCAACGCCCTCAAAGCTATTCGAGGGCTGGAGACCGTGAACTTCTACGGAGACTGTGATAACGTTGAGCGTGCACTAGCAAATGTGCTCACACAGGCGAAGAGCGAGAAGCAGAAGCAGAAGATCGGCAAGAAGCGCAAGGCACCGAAGGAGGTGGAAGATCATAAAGAGTTGGAGAAACAACAAGAGGGATCACGAAAGACCAGAAGCACAACAAGGGCGAGCATCAAGAAAGCAAGTAAGAGCGATCAGGAGCTTAGAAGTACTGTAGAAGACCATATGGTCAGATTTGCGAATGCGAACATCTGCATCGAAGGCGAAATGCACATATTGGCTGGCAGATCACGTGGCACCACCGCAGGTTCTGTGAGCGATCTTTCTTGAAGGCAAAGGGCTGGGAGACACGATGGAGATGCTTCAGGTGCGATGCAGCGGATCAGTATCACTCTCAGATAGTACAACGTACAGCTCCAATGGCAATGTTTGGTCTATGCTCTCAATACTGCTCATTGCTTCAGGCATCGTGTCTATAGGCCGTCAGAACTTACTGGCACAATGCCTGCTTTGTCGTATTGATACAACGGGTCTGGAGAGTAAAGACTCAACACTTCGGATCAGACAAGTGATTGAATAGGAGAAGAGCCCGATGTGTCACGTGGCGAAAATTCCATCTCGAACGCACGGGCCACTGTCACAAGCGCAATTACCCAAGGTGAAATATGAATCTCATTCCAGCGTCAAGCAACTTCTCCCCGAACACAACGCCACAAACTCGCGCCCAAATCCTAAACCGGCCTCTATCTATTGCGCCCGCCGTAGCGACCCATTAGTAACCGACATAGCACAACGCGATGCGAACCATCGGCGGTCGGTCTTACCGACAAGTCGGACACAGAGTCTCGATCGCGCAGGAAGATCATGCACCAGACGGCTCACTCACCTAAATTCCTCTTTTGCCGACTGACCTCCAGGACGAGATTCGCCGAGTCATCCAGCCCTGGGCCGAGACCAGCAAGTGACCACCCTCCAACATGAGCCAAATAGTCACAATGGTGCTACTTCTAGGTCCTCCCTGCAGACGAGTCGACATTATGTCACGTATCATGCGGCGCTTTGGTCACTACGCTCATCTAGCAAGCGCCGAGATGATCAGTGTACCGATAGACCGACACCGAGATGATGCCTATCGCGATGAGGACGAGCAGGAAGCAGCCGAAGCTGAGCGACTTGAAGAGATAGAGTATCAGCAAGGCCTTGAGCAGAGACTCGATGACCCAAGAGAAGACCTCAAATTCGCACTTCATCACCTCGCAACCCCGATTGAAGTATTCAGAGAGCAAGATATCGCCTACTACCACGTCAAGCCGGGTGAGGCTCGGTTCATCTTCAAGGGATACTGCGACCCGCCACACCATCCGGGCAGAAAGCATTCCCCTTTATGGATCTACCGGCCGAGCTCCGCGAGCGCATC
Proteins encoded in this window:
- a CDS encoding Methionyl-tRNA formyltransferase, mitochondrial, whose product is MFGVRLLRRSGPTAPSTWCRSFTCNHKRLAQQHKPLSVLFCGADQFSAASLQEVYSLQQKDPSKIASIDVVCRPDKKVGRGLKQTLEVPIKSFATNLGLDIHQIDTFKGWSPPRPIDLVIAVSFGLLVPSRILNGATYGGLNVHPSLLPDLRGAAPIQHALLHNRSHTGVSLQTMHPTKFDHGMILDQTSTSGIPISENATPEELLKQLTPLGAEMLRKALEEGSFMSPRPLAQASNTSDGHILASKITPEDRHIDWTTWTADRIVRYDRVIGRLWDTTTYQRCFLPHEKPGVKRITFYGPWERVSKSEDSKLEPGEPALCISADSKLKRFGVCAADGEMVLPRSATVEGAAKGKGLQSLMHALQLIGRVAASPREFKKRYVRPVRTTGA